Proteins found in one Terribacillus sp. DMT04 genomic segment:
- a CDS encoding DedA family protein has protein sequence MDNWITQFMEQFGYFAIVLLMAGENVFPPIPSEIILLFGGFLTTTSASVTVVGVIIAATIGAVIGAVILYGIGLLLDVERLEKIVDRWGHILRIKKEDIHKADAWFDKYGVWTIFLCRFVPVIRSLISIPAGMSNMNFGLFLIFTTLGTLIWNTVLVLLGMWLGESWATVETYLGYYQDVVIVVLAIVFVLFVIWFIRRNKKKKSS, from the coding sequence ATGGATAATTGGATAACGCAGTTTATGGAGCAATTCGGTTACTTTGCAATCGTATTGCTGATGGCAGGCGAAAACGTTTTTCCGCCGATTCCATCTGAGATCATCCTGCTGTTCGGCGGCTTCCTGACAACTACTTCAGCTAGTGTGACAGTAGTTGGTGTCATTATTGCGGCGACAATCGGTGCAGTAATTGGAGCTGTTATCCTATACGGTATCGGACTTCTCTTGGATGTGGAACGTCTGGAGAAAATCGTAGATCGCTGGGGACATATTTTGCGCATTAAAAAAGAAGACATACATAAAGCGGATGCTTGGTTCGATAAATATGGGGTATGGACAATTTTTCTTTGCCGTTTCGTTCCAGTAATACGGAGTTTAATCTCCATTCCGGCCGGCATGTCCAATATGAATTTTGGCCTGTTTTTAATATTTACGACATTAGGTACGCTCATTTGGAATACGGTATTAGTATTACTCGGTATGTGGCTTGGAGAGTCTTGGGCAACAGTGGAAACTTATTTGGGCTATTACCAAGATGTTGTCATCGTTGTGCTGGCAATAGTGTTCGTCCTGTTTGTCATTTGGTTTATCAGACGTAACAAGAAGAAAAAAAGTAGTTAG
- a CDS encoding conserved virulence factor C family protein produces MKIVTIEPTPSPYSMKIVIDEMLPMGKSMDYKHTAITSDYPAYIKALFEIDGVTGIYRVADFLALERDPKTAWETILPSVREVFGETNQGPKATTTEHDLHDGQVDVLIQTIYGVPMQIKLLFDGQEKRIGLPAHFTEAAMKAAGDDNIVFARKWEEQYPRYGEPEQVGQDIYEELQASYSSERLQELVTRARNPQAPPPSRPHPTMAIWEEDDWRVRYRALDALIPDLKHLAFLDRALQDPKASIRRLATAYLGMIEDKAVLPLLYRALRDKVVTVRRTAGDCLSDLGFKEATPAMETTLADANRIVRWRGAMFLYELGDTDSLPVLEKAARQETEFEVKLQLNMAIERIAGGEEAKGSVWKQMTKAAKQKEE; encoded by the coding sequence ATGAAAATCGTGACCATCGAGCCTACCCCGAGTCCTTACTCGATGAAGATCGTTATAGACGAGATGCTGCCAATGGGCAAAAGCATGGACTACAAACACACTGCCATTACGTCTGATTACCCTGCATATATAAAAGCTCTGTTTGAAATTGATGGCGTGACAGGCATTTACCGCGTAGCAGACTTTCTGGCTTTGGAGAGAGACCCAAAAACAGCATGGGAAACGATACTTCCTTCTGTTCGGGAAGTATTCGGAGAAACAAATCAGGGACCCAAAGCAACAACAACTGAACACGATTTACACGATGGACAAGTTGATGTGCTTATTCAGACAATTTACGGGGTACCCATGCAAATCAAGCTGCTTTTTGATGGACAAGAGAAGCGAATCGGCCTTCCCGCGCATTTCACCGAAGCTGCGATGAAAGCTGCTGGAGATGATAATATTGTTTTTGCTCGCAAATGGGAAGAGCAATATCCTCGTTACGGCGAGCCAGAACAAGTTGGACAGGATATCTATGAGGAATTGCAGGCAAGCTATAGTTCGGAAAGACTGCAGGAGCTTGTGACACGTGCTCGTAATCCACAAGCTCCTCCTCCCTCACGGCCTCACCCGACAATGGCAATATGGGAAGAAGATGATTGGCGTGTACGCTACCGGGCTCTGGATGCTCTTATACCAGATTTGAAGCATCTGGCATTTTTGGATAGAGCGTTGCAAGATCCGAAAGCCTCTATCCGCAGACTTGCCACTGCATATCTTGGCATGATTGAGGATAAAGCTGTGCTTCCATTGCTTTACCGCGCTCTTCGCGATAAAGTTGTCACAGTTAGACGAACAGCAGGTGATTGTTTGTCTGATTTGGGCTTTAAAGAAGCCACTCCGGCTATGGAAACAACACTTGCTGATGCAAACCGGATTGTTCGCTGGCGCGGAGCCATGTTCTTATATGAACTAGGCGACACAGACAGTCTGCCAGTGCTTGAAAAAGCAGCTCGGCAAGAAACGGAGTTTGAAGTGAAACTCCAGCTTAACATGGCAATCGAACGAATTGCCGGCGGCGAGGAAGCAAAAGGTTCTGTCTGGAAACAGATGACCAAGGCCGCGAAACAAAAGGAGGAATAA
- a CDS encoding BrxA/BrxB family bacilliredoxin, which yields MNAYEEYMRGIVQPMRDELNQAGFQELTTAEQVEEYTAQAKGSTLVVVNSVCGCAAGLARPAVRQSLQNEKRPDHLVTVFAGQDKEATEKMREYFTDQPPSSPSVALMQDGKLVHFVPREQIEGYDVEEIVANLTTAYNNNL from the coding sequence ATGAATGCATATGAAGAATACATGCGCGGAATAGTACAGCCTATGCGGGATGAACTTAACCAAGCAGGCTTTCAGGAGCTGACTACAGCAGAACAAGTCGAGGAATACACAGCACAAGCAAAAGGCAGCACGCTCGTAGTCGTCAACTCTGTTTGCGGATGTGCAGCAGGTCTTGCGCGCCCAGCTGTTCGTCAATCATTGCAAAATGAGAAAAGACCAGACCATTTGGTCACGGTTTTTGCTGGACAAGATAAAGAAGCAACTGAGAAAATGCGTGAGTACTTTACCGATCAACCTCCTTCTTCTCCGTCCGTTGCCTTGATGCAGGATGGCAAACTAGTCCATTTCGTTCCTCGTGAACAAATTGAAGGGTATGATGTAGAAGAAATTGTTGCGAATCTGACAACTGCTTATAATAATAATTTGTAA